In Kordiimonas sp. SCSIO 12610, the sequence TAAGGTGCCCAATCCGGCATACTGTTGCCCTAAAAAGAGGCTGACCCAAACTGATTCCAAGAGAACGAACGCCACTGCCAGCATCCTCAGTTGCTTGAGGATGTCACGACTATTGTCAGAACGAATATGCTGAACCGACCTTGCAAACACTGTCAGACCGTTCCAGCTGAGGTACAAATAGATTGCCAAATGTATTTTGACGGCCACCAGTATCAAAACAGTTTGGACAGGGAGTAAGCCGTTGCCGCCGACATTGGCAGCAAATCCATCATACATGGCTACCTTTGACGCCAAAGGCCTGAAAACAGCACCGGTATTGAAATAAAGCCAGAAGGTGATCCAGGGTAGCAGGTGCAAGAGCCATAAGGGTCGCGAAAACGACAGCTGTCCAGTCATTTTACGCACATACGCATAAAAGACAGGCCCCAACACCAAGACCATCAAGGGCATCAAATTCATCAGGTGTGCAGCATAGCGATATAGTCCAGAATACTCAGATCCTGCCTCGAACATTTTGTAAGCCAAAATAGCAATAACAAGCGAGAGTAACTTCCCGGACCCACCAGTCTCTGTTTTGCGCCATAATACGACTGACAGCATGAACGCATGGCTAAAAGCGATGAAATATAGAACACTGAGGAATATGGGGTTCATAGGGTACGTATCTGCTTGTCCGATTTGCATTAACTTGATCAGGGCTTATCTTTACCGGAAAAGAGGAACTCCTTTGTAAACCTCCATCCAGATTATCAAACATCATCACAATTCTCCTTTACTTAACACTAAACAAGAAAGGTGAGGAATGAATCGTGAATAAATCTAAAATGGCTCTTTTCTGCGGGCTAGTATTTTCTTTATGCCAGTCTGCTATTGCAGCCCCAGAAATTATAAAGGTCACACACCTTCAAAACCGGCCAACCATCATGGCACGTATCAATGCTTCTGATCCCATGTTGTTTGTTCTTGATACAGGCTTTGGCGGCAAAGTAATGCTGGATAATGCCATTGCGGAAAAACTGGGACTGAAACATATAAGAACACGCACGGTCAACAACATGGGCATGGGGGATTTTACCTTTGAACAATATGAAGGTGGTGCTGTTCAGGTGTCTTCTATCTCAATCACTGTTGACACGTTTGAGGCGCAGAAAGGCCTGGATCAATTCATGGCTCAGCTGGGCGAAGATGAGCTCGGCAATAAACCCGTGGGCGTTGTGTCACCATGGCAACTGACCAAAGGGACCATTTCATTCAATAGTGATCTGACATCAATTGAAGTAAACGACCATGGACGCCTGGAAGCAACCGATGCTGATGTTTTGCCCTATAGCTTTGCTAGTGGCCTTCCGTCTTTTAAAGCAAATATTAACGGCAAAACCTATACCGCACACATTGATACAGGGTCCCCAGCGCCCCTGATTATTCCAGCAAGATTTATGGATGAATTTGACCTTCTGGAAGAACCTGTAGAACGCGGCGAGGCAAGAACAGTAGGAATGCAGCATAAAATGTGGACGGCCAAACTTTCGGGCAAGGTGAGATTGGGGTCCTATATACTTCAAGACCCAACCGTACTGTTCGTTGAGAGGATGCCTGCAATCAACATTGGCCTGAGAGCGTTAAAAGATGGCAGCGTGATTATTGACCCCGACAATGAGCTCATAAAATTTACCCATAACAGCAATAAGAACTAAAGAGGCAGCGAGATGATAAAAACACACTCTCTCATCGTTATGATTATCCTGATAATAACTTCGACTTTACAGGCAGATGATAAACTACAACGAAGTGCTTTTTTAGGCCTTGCCCCGACAAACCCGGGGCCAGGCGGTGAGGTAATCGTCCAGAATTTATTCCCTTCAGGTACGGCTCAGGCTTTGGCCATACAGACAGGAGATAAGTTAATATCGGTGAACGGTCAGAAAATAACAGATTTTCCATCGCTGATTCCAGTTTTACGCAATATTTATGAGGACTCTGACATTTCAGTAGAGGTCATAAGAGCTGGCGAAACTTTAACATTAGCCGCCAAGGCGCAGGGACGCCCCAAAGAAACTGGAGACGGTTTTTCTGTAGAGTACTCACAGTTCAATTGGCAGGAAAACAGAATAAGAACTATTACCTACACTCCAGACCAACCGAGATCAGATGGTGCAGCAGTTATGTATATTCAAGGATATACATGTGGTTCAATTGACTATGGAATGGTTCCAGACCTAACCCTGAACCAACTATTGGCGACGTATGCCAAGGCCGGCTTTAAGGTTATGAAAATGGAAAAGCCCAGTGTCGGTGACAGCGAGGGCCAACTAGACTGTATGCAGATTGACTTCTCAACAGAAAACATGGCTTTTTTAGCTGGTCTTAAACATTTCAAAACCCATGAGGGCGTCAACGAGGATAACGTCTTTATCTTTGGTCATTCGCTAGGTGTTCTGCATGCTGCTTTTATTGCAGAAAAAGGCTTGGCAAAAGGAGTGATGGGGTATGGCGGCGTTGTAAAGCCGTGGAACGATTACATGAGGGATATTTTCACAAAACAAGCTGTAAAATATTTTGGCACGACCAAAGCCCAGGCTACGGAAAACATGAAATCCATTGGACCTTTCCTAAAGGACTGGTTGGAAACGGACAAACCATGGTCAGATGTTTTAAAAACTGAACATGCAAAAGCTGTTCAGTCCGCTAACCTTATCGCAATGAACGGGGATTTAATCATGGATCGCCATTACAGTTTTTTCCGTGATACCAGTCGTTTTGATTTCCGTAAGCTATGGGCTGGCAGCAAAAGTCATGTTCTTATGATGCATGGCACCTATGACATACAAACTGTGGAAAGTGGGTGGCAGCACGAAATTGCTCAAATCGTCAATGATCAACAGCGTGTTTCAGCTAAAGCTTTAACGTTCGAGCGTACAGAACATGCCCTTATGCAATATCCAGATCTGCAAAGCTTATTAAGTGCCATGGAAAATCGCAGCAACAATGCTGGAAACCCGGGCGAAAAATACAATCCCGACATAGCAAAAGCATCCTTAAAATGGATGCAGGGAATTTTATCAGACCACTCTCGATAACACTCTTGTCCTTGGAGGGCCTCGCTCCTCCTTGCTATCGATCTCGCCACAATGCATTCATTTCGCGAGGTACTCTACCCTCTGCCTGACGCTGCCAGGCAGAGGGAATTTTAAAGTAAACCGGAATGTCGCAAAACACTGCAACCCTACAAAGGTATAGCCACAGTTACTTTATCTTTTTCTGCACATGCAAAAGCTCTAGAAACGGTTGACGCTAGTTCTGATGACACCGCTTACCGACAATAACCTTAGCCACGACAGAACGTTTATATATTCTACACAAATGGCATTCGATTTTTCAGTTATTCAGGTCATTAAGGCCTCAAGAAACGTAATGCAATGATTAAGGGATCATCCATTTTCGGCTTTTTCTTTTCCGCTCAAAATCTTTTTATGATTCTACCGGAGTGCCATCAGCGTGATAATGCTGGGTTTTAACTCGCTCGCCTTTTTCATTATAGGTATGACGAATAATCGCAGCCTTATCATAACTATTGAAAACCAGCTTCCCTTCTGCATCAAGAAACCTTTGCTCGATAAGTAATCCATTATCATCATAAAAATATGTGGTAGAAGAATAACCATCAATGTGGGTTGCAGCATTACCTGAAAAATCAATCAACCGCTTTTCCCTTGGATGAATGCCCTGGTCGTCCCAGATTTGCACCAGCTTGTGAAAGTTATATCGTCCATTGACCGGTTCATCATTTTCACCCAAAAAAGAGCGCGAGATCATATTGCCATATTGATC encodes:
- a CDS encoding AraC family transcriptional regulator; this encodes MQIGQADTYPMNPIFLSVLYFIAFSHAFMLSVVLWRKTETGGSGKLLSLVIAILAYKMFEAGSEYSGLYRYAAHLMNLMPLMVLVLGPVFYAYVRKMTGQLSFSRPLWLLHLLPWITFWLYFNTGAVFRPLASKVAMYDGFAANVGGNGLLPVQTVLILVAVKIHLAIYLYLSWNGLTVFARSVQHIRSDNSRDILKQLRMLAVAFVLLESVWVSLFLGQQYAGLGTLNQVSQVWLLFIAIIVLGMGFTGLSYPNIIFTKEERLITEMDGVRDFRQEPSHLNNGKVKYLHSALPESTSDEIAQMIEAALEEEKLYLNDKLTLTDLAKHIDMKSHMVSQVINQGMNTNFYKLVNSYRVQHAASLLEDETINWPIERVALEAGFSNRVTFNKAFKEQMQCTASQYKKRQTKAIVQR
- a CDS encoding PDZ domain-containing protein, coding for MIKTHSLIVMIILIITSTLQADDKLQRSAFLGLAPTNPGPGGEVIVQNLFPSGTAQALAIQTGDKLISVNGQKITDFPSLIPVLRNIYEDSDISVEVIRAGETLTLAAKAQGRPKETGDGFSVEYSQFNWQENRIRTITYTPDQPRSDGAAVMYIQGYTCGSIDYGMVPDLTLNQLLATYAKAGFKVMKMEKPSVGDSEGQLDCMQIDFSTENMAFLAGLKHFKTHEGVNEDNVFIFGHSLGVLHAAFIAEKGLAKGVMGYGGVVKPWNDYMRDIFTKQAVKYFGTTKAQATENMKSIGPFLKDWLETDKPWSDVLKTEHAKAVQSANLIAMNGDLIMDRHYSFFRDTSRFDFRKLWAGSKSHVLMMHGTYDIQTVESGWQHEIAQIVNDQQRVSAKALTFERTEHALMQYPDLQSLLSAMENRSNNAGNPGEKYNPDIAKASLKWMQGILSDHSR
- a CDS encoding aspartyl protease family protein, whose translation is MNKSKMALFCGLVFSLCQSAIAAPEIIKVTHLQNRPTIMARINASDPMLFVLDTGFGGKVMLDNAIAEKLGLKHIRTRTVNNMGMGDFTFEQYEGGAVQVSSISITVDTFEAQKGLDQFMAQLGEDELGNKPVGVVSPWQLTKGTISFNSDLTSIEVNDHGRLEATDADVLPYSFASGLPSFKANINGKTYTAHIDTGSPAPLIIPARFMDEFDLLEEPVERGEARTVGMQHKMWTAKLSGKVRLGSYILQDPTVLFVERMPAINIGLRALKDGSVIIDPDNELIKFTHNSNKN